A window from Salvia miltiorrhiza cultivar Shanhuang (shh) chromosome 2, IMPLAD_Smil_shh, whole genome shotgun sequence encodes these proteins:
- the LOC131009801 gene encoding uncharacterized protein LOC131009801 — translation MLSGIDRHPDDDYWRRRDEDLIARVTESVTREQIRTVIPEVRRAIVDDDSEHGLVAKITRKVVAAVKDIFGVRSSSRKHRSSSSHASRHRHGSEELDQPRPSHRRSTSHIPSPGHRGHEDPPHVSHRHSVGDLDRQHRGHSRSQHGDDPPHASQRRSASRHSEREASMRRSASHRGERQTSLRRSASRHSERSARQRSPVTPMHGEGDDDVQFSWTTDEEEAQDVGRPRRPIKPSALLQSPYVTDGPLDTPTAKKVAFRRFREMGDDACVAVVETGYMMTQGFFGRILDRRAEFDAEIIDLWILKQNRRIRVNQEYIVHRARTQLQPGISRVRTPVAATVLYDTLYREYGKLHPEDPQGNHPPPRDAYTHWNVPYNLITMFQGTDADHTWHWLEANEILTICNVNASHWCTVVISIERWEVRVYDSLSHVEGITQRRQASMRCITRLMPRLLHTVGYWDNNPNRFVHAADAEMAYVIMPHNQQFMQQDSISCGVYTCAYLDRLVCGKSKRERMRTNRDVEKYRYMVAVRIWELCTPIPAALI, via the exons ATGTTGAGCGGCATAGACAGAC ATCCAGATGATGATTATTGGAGGCGACGTGATGAGGACTTGATTGCCCGTGTCACTGAGAGCGTGACACGGGAGCAGATCCGGACCGTGATCCCTGAGGTGCGGCGGGCGATTGTAGACGACGACTCCGAGCATGGACTGGTTGCCAAAATTACACGGAAGGTCGTGGCCGCTGTGAAGGATATATTCGGTGTGCGATCTTCTTCGAGGAAGCATAGATCATCATCCAGCCATGCCAGTCGTCATAGACACGGGAGTGAGGAGTTGGACCAGCCGAGACCCAGTCACAGACGGTCTACATCTCACATTCCTAGTCCTGGGCATCGGGGTCATGAGGATCCGCCTCATGTGAGCCATAGGCACTCAGTTGGAGACCTGGATCGGCAGCATCGGGGTCACAGTCGATCACAGCATGGAGATGATCCACCCCATGCGAGTCAGCGGCGATCTGCCTCACGTCACAGTGAGAGGGAGGCATCTATGAGGCGATCAGCCTCACATCGTGGTGAGAGGCAGACATCTTTGAGGCGATCTGCCTCACGTCACAGTGAGAGGTCAGCTCGTCAGCGGAGTCCAGTGACGCCTATGCATGGAGAGGGAGATGACGATGTCCAGTTCAGCTGGACTACTGACGAGGAAGAGGCCCAGGATGTAGGGCGGCCACGACGCCCGATTAAGCCGTCTGCTCTTCTACAGAGTCCGTATGTGACCGATGGCCCACTTGACACTCCTACGGCAAAGAAGGTTGCTTTCCGCAGATTTAGAGAGATGGGCGACGATGCATGTGTTGCTGTAGTGGAGACTGGATATATGATGACCCAGGGCTTTTTTGGGCGTATTTTGGATCGTCGGGCTGAGTTCGATGCTGAG ATTATAGACCTCTGGATTTTGAAGCAAAATCGAAGGATCAGAGTCAACCAGGAATATATAGTGCATCGGGCTCGGACTCAACTCCAGCCGGGTATTAGTCGAGTTAGAACTCCAGTGGCTGCAACCGTTTTATAT GATACCCTATACAGAGAGTATGGTAAGCTGCATCCAGAGGATCCCCAGGGGAATCATCCACCACCGCGAGATGCATACACACATTGGAATGTGCCCTACAATCTCATCACAATGTTCCAGGGCACTGATGCAGATCATACGTGGCATTGGTTGGAGGCTAATGAG ATTCTTACTATTTGCAATGTCAACGCGAGTCATTGGTGCACTGTGGTCATTTCTATCGAACGATGGGAGGTTCGAGTGTATGATTCTCTGTCACATGTTGAAGGGATCACACAACGTCGACAAGCTTCAATGAGGTGCATAACTCGTTTGATGCCTAGATTGTTGCACACTGTGGGGTATTGGGATAACAATCCCAACAGGTTTGTCCATGCTGCTGATGCAGAGATGGCGTATGTGATTATGCCCCACAACCAGCAATTTATGCAACAGGACAGCATTAGTTGTGGTGTGTATACATGTGCTTACTTAGATCGTCTGGTATGTGGAAAATCGAAACGGGAACGGATGAGAACCAATAGGGATGTAGAAAAATATCGCTACATGGTAGCTGTTAGGATATGGGAATTGTGTACCCCAATTCCCGCTGCTTTGATTTGA
- the LOC131010629 gene encoding uncharacterized protein LOC131010629 has translation MFSIEDDHAFYIVDLENRTCSCAQFDLDDIPCRHACAAIRRAGLQVTDFVGGYFKQSVLLATYMERIVPVPHPTYWNVPDEISAYVVKPPDITVHAGRPKLSRARSAVEGPPNSGTPNSRPQVCSRCKGGGHNARRCKAQVGPLDLNVPVEGVEQPPDARRRRKKKYGICRSGTHTRNACPQNVGS, from the exons ATGTTTAGTATTGAGGATGATCATGCATTCTACATTGTCGATCTCGAGAATCGGACTTGTAGTTGTGCTCAGTTCGACCTGGATGACATTCCGTGTCGTCATGCTTGTGCCGCTATTAG GCGTGCAGGACTGCAAGTCACGGATTTTGTTGGAGGATATTTCAAACAATCCGTGCTGTTGGCCACATATATGGAGCGTATTGTTCCCGTTCCACATCCTACGTATTGGAATGTGCCCGATGAGATATCAGCCTATGTTGTGAAACCCCCGGATATCACGGTCCATGCGGGACGACCGAAGTTGAGTAGGGCTCGTTCAGCAGTTGAGGGTCCTCCTAATTCGGGTACTCCTAATTCTCGACCTCAAGTATGCTCACGTTGCAAGGGTGGAGGTCACAATGCCCGGAGATGCAAAGCGCAAGTGGGACCATTGGACTTGAACGTGCCGGTGGAAGGTGTCGAGCAACCACCCGATGCACGAAGGCGGCGAAAGAAGAAATACGGCATTTGTAGGAGTGGAACACACACTAGGAATGCATGTCCTCAAAATGTTGGGTCGTGA
- the LOC131010630 gene encoding sucrose transport protein SUC4: MTTPPPPRATPGPNTPLLRAGAPAPARPARVKLRTLLRVASVSCGIQFGWALQLSLLTPYVQELGIPHAWASIIWLCGPISGLFVQPLVGQFSDRCTSRFGRRRPFIVVGALSIVFSVLIIGFAADLGWWLGDRRDTGEIKIRAVAVFVIGFWVLDVANNMTQGPCRALLADLTGKDHRRTRVANAYFSLFMAVGNILGYAAGSYSGWFKIFPFTLTSACNVSCANLKAAFIIDVVFIVVTTCISLSAAKEQPLTSLSASPQSGEEGSYEREALLWELFGTFRYLPGTVWVILLVTALTWIGWFPFILFDTDWMGREIYGGEPNAGDNYNQGVRMGSLGLMLNSVVLGITSVFMEKLCRRWGAGFTWGLSNVLMGLIFVAMLIIGAIRSNMDLNGGPPPDGIVVAALLAFTFLGAPLAMTYSVPYALVSTRIEALGLGQGLSMGVLNMAIVIPQMIVSLGAGPWDQLFGGGNAPAIAVGAISAFIGGLIAILAIPRTRVEKPRIHH; encoded by the exons ATGACgactccgccgccgccgagggCAACTCCGGGCCCCAACACGCCGCTGCTCCGCGCGGgggccccggccccggcccgGCCCGCCAGAGTGAAGCTGCGGACCCTGCTGCGCGTGGCGTCGGTCTCGTGCGGAATTCAGTTCGGTTGGGCGCTGCAGCTATCGCTATTGACCCCGTACGTGCAGGAGCTGGGCATACCGCACGCGTGGGCCAGCATCATCTGGCTCTGCGGCCCCATCTCCGGCCTCTTCGTGCAACCGCTCGTCGGCCAGTTCAGCGACCGCTGCACCAGCCGCttcggccgccgccgccccttcATAGTCGTCGGCGCCCTCTCCATCGTCTTCTCCGTCCTCATCATCGGCTTCGCCGCCGACCTCGGCTGGTGGCTCGGCGATCGCCGCGACACCGGCGAGATTAAGATTAGGGCGGTCGCGGTCTTCGTGATCGGTTTCTGGGTTCTCGACGTCGCAAATAATATGACTCAGGGCCCCTGCCGCGCACTCCTCGCTGATCTAACAG GAAAGGATCACAGGAGAACTCGAGTAGCAAATGCTTATTTCTCCCTATTTATGGCTGTTGGTAATATACTTGGATATGCAGCTGGATCCTACAGTGGCTGGTTCAAGATTTTCCCTTTTACTCTTACTTCTGCTTGCAACGTCAGCTGTGCTAATCTGAAGGCAGCATTCATTATTGATGTGGTATTTATCGTAGTAACTACATGCATAAGCCTGTCAGCAGCTAAAGAACAGCCCTTGACATCTCTCAGTGCTTCTCCTCAATCTGGTGAAGAAGGTTCTTATGAGCGTGAAGCTTTACTTTGGGAACTCTTTGGAACATTTAGATATCTCCCTGGTACTGTTTGGGTAATCCTTCTTGTTACTGCCCTAACCTGGATCGGGTGGTTTCCATTTATTCTTTTTGATACGGATTGGATGGGTCGTGAGATATATGGTGGGGAGCCTAATGCTGGGGACAATTACAACCAGGGAGTGAGAATGGGTTCACTCGGCCTGATGTTGAACTCGGTGGTCCTTGGGATCACATCTGTGTTTATGGAAAAGCTTTGccggagatggggtgctggttTCACATGGGGACTTTCGAATGTCCTCATGGGCCTCATCTTTGTAGCAATGCTTATCATTGGTGCCATCAGGAGTAATATGGATCTTAACGGCGGTCCTCCTCCAGATGGTATTGTGGTAGCTGCCCTACTAGCATTTACATTTCTTGGTGCTCCGTTGGCC ATGACATATAGTGTTCCTTATGCATTGGTATCTACACGAATTGAAGCTTTAGGCCTTGGCCAAG GGTTATCCATGGGTGTTCTGAACATGGCAATTGTAATCCCACAG ATGATCGTGTCCCTGGGAGCCGGTCCATGGGATCAACTCTTTGGTGGTGGCAATGCCCCAGCCATAGCTGTCGGAGCAATTTCTGCATTTATCGGAGGGCTTATTGCCATCTTGGCGATTCCTAGAACAAGGGTTGAAAAACCTAGGATCCACCATTAG